Part of the Companilactobacillus zhachilii genome is shown below.
TTAGTATTCCATTAAAAATAAATGAAAAGACTGTCCCAACATTGACGGAGTAGACTGCTTTAATGGCAATCCCAGCAATGATGATAATAATAATTGGTGGAACAAAATCGATTACTTGAGCTGCGGTTGAATTCCCCTTTAAATACATGAAACGCAAAATATTGGTCGTATCATCATTAGGGTGCATCACAATATTGGCCCGTTGATACAATGAAATTGCCACACAGAAAAATACCACGCCTAAACATGACAATATGGCACGAATGACAATTGGTAAATTTGGTACACCAACATTATTCAGTAAATTAGTAAAGATATTAACAAAGTAACTAAAAAACATTACATATAATAATTCGCCAATCAATCTTCGACCATCAAAGCGTCTAATCAAAAATTGATTAGTAACTGCATTGACGACGCCAAAAATAAATAGCAATAAACCAGTATTTAAACCAATCCATTCAGTTAAATTAACGGCAGCGGCAGTCCACAAGCCACTACCCATATTGGCTGAAATACAAAGACCATTTCCAAAGGCATTTAATATCAAGCCTGAAACTAATCCAATTATTCTCGTCTGTATTGAATTTTTGATAAAACCACTCCTTTTCAATGTTGATAATCGTACAACAAAAATAGCCCAAAACACAAAAAAAAGTTTGGGACAAAACTATTATCATCTTTAAATATGCAGCATAAACGTGGAACAAAACATAGCTTTTTCCGCTTAAAACAAATGACGCCAGCAATCCAAAATCGGATTGCTGACGTCATTTGCCTTAATGCTCGAAAGCTGAACATGTTTTGTCCCACTCTTACTTCAACAATTTCTGTGCAACCAGATAATCATGTGCTACTTTTGAAGCTTTTTCATGTTTCACCGTAACTAAGTAATTCATCTTTTGCATATCTGATTCACTGATTTTCCCTGCCAATTTGTTCAAGGTAGTTTTAATTTCAGGATGACCCATTGCAAATTTTTCAGTCATCAACGGGGCCCCTTGATATGGTGGAAAATGATTCTTATCATCTTTTAGTACCACCAAGTTATATTCCTGAACTTCAGGGTCTGTGGTGTAGCCATCAACGATATTAACTTTACCATTAGCAATGGCCTTATAACGAATTGATGGTTCCATCGTTTTAACACTAGCAATATCTAGACCGTAAGCTTTTTTAATTCCGGGATAACCATCATTTTGTTGATAGAAATCAGGGTCAAATCCAGCATGCAATCGATGCTCGACTTTCTTCAAATCACTAATTGTTTTCAAATTGTACTTCTGAGCAAAACTCTTTTTTACCGCCAAATCATAACCATTTTGATACTTCATTGGTGATAAATATTCCATATTGGCATCCTTTTTCAAGAGATCTCGGGCCATTTGATAGGTTTTTTCAGGATTATGACTCACTTTTTGCTTGGTTTTAACTAGCGCTTGTAAGACAGTACCCGTAAATTCCGGATAAATATCAACTGATCCAGATTCCAAAGCTTTATACAGAAATGATGTCCCTCCAAAATTGGGCTTTAAAGAAACCTTCATATTAGGATGATCTTGCTCAATCAAATCTCTATACATATTAATTAAAATTTCCGGTTCGCTACCCATTTTGCCAGCAATCGTCACATTAACAGGTGGTTTCACAACGCTTCGATAACCTGCAATTCCACCAAATAGGACAATCACAGCCGCAAAAAGAATCCCCATTTTTTTCAAGGACAATTTTGAAATACCTTTAATTAGAGCACTAAAAATCAAAGTTAAGACTGCCGATAAAACGGCTCCAATCAATAACAGAGCATTATTATTTGTTTCAATTCCCAACAAAATATAAGTACCCAACCCCCCAGCACCAATCAAGGCAGCTAGTGTGGCTGTTCCGATAATCATTACCATCGCGATTCTAATACCCGAAATAATCATCGGCATTGCTAGTGGCAACTGGAATTTAACTAATTTCTTGATTCTCGATAAACCAAAAGCCTCCGCCGCTTCTTCTAAGTTAGGGTCAATCGTTGTCAAACCAGAATACGTGTTTTGAAAAATAGGCATGACCGCGTAAACGACCAGTGCAATAATTGATGGCACCGTGCCAATACCTACAAAAGGAATCAAAATTCCTAATAACGCCAAACTTGGAATCGTTTGTAAAATACTCGTAATTTGTAAAATTATTTCAGCAATACGTTTGTGCGTCATTAAAATGATTGCCAAAGGAATAGCAATGATAGCTGCAATAAAAAGTGAAATTAGGGAGATAGAAATATGCTGTCCCAAAGCCTCCCAAATACCACTACTCTGTGTTTGTAAAATATGAACTATTGCATTCACTATCTCTCACCTGCCTTTGCCAAAAAATCTAGCAAGTCAGCAGTTGTTAACTGGTAATTTTCATTATCATTGTTAAAAATAACCACGCCCGCATTGTCTTTCAATTCAGTAGCCAAACGATTAACTGAATCTCCCTTTAATAGTGACGAGTTCAATTCAACCGTTGTATTTTGACCAAATCCGGCATCAATTATTTCACCAACGGTTGATTGACCTCCTTTTTCTTGCTTAAAGAACCCTTTAACAAACTCATTCTTAGGATGATTCAAAATATCGTCTCGATTACCAATTTGTTCTAAGTTCCCATTACTTAAAACGGCAATTGTATTACCTAAACGAATGGCTTCATGCATATCATGCGTTACAAAGATAAATGTCGTCTGTAACTCACGGTGTAATTTCAAAACTAGATCTTGTAGTTGCGTTCTAGAAATTGGATCCAGTGCGCTAAAGGGTTCATCCATCAGCACCATCTGAGGACTAGTTGCCAATGCTCGAATAATTCCAACACGCTGCTGCTCACCTCCGGACAATTCATTAGGCATCCGTTTGGCATATTGCTTGGGGTCAAGGCCTACCTTTTCTAATAAGTCCCACGCAACATTTTTGCGTTTTTCCTTTGACCAATGAAGTGAATCAGGTTGAATTGTAATATTTTCTTCAATTGTTAAATTAGGAAATAAGGCGATATTTTGTAAAACATATCCCATATTAAGACGCATTTTTTGCAAATCATACGTTTCAATATTTTTGCCATCAATCAAGATCTTTCCTGAAGTTGGTTTAATCAAGCGATTGATCATCTTTAAAGTTGTAGTCTTTCCACTACCACTTGTTCCGACCATCACAAAAAAATCCCCATCTTGAATTTTCAAATTCAAATCTTTGATAGCAGAATTATCTCCATACTCTTTATAAACGTGCTCAAACTCTATCATAACAAATCTCTTTCATGTAACTTTTTGAGTAACAAGAATCAGTAACATGAATAATATAAAATAAGTCGAATTTATAGTCAAACAATCCGCACAGGCATGATTAATTGACGAGAGTTTAAATTCAGTTTATGATAACACTTGTAAAATTAAAAGTTACATATCTGAGGTAAATAAAAATGAGAGTTTCAACCCGCTTTAGTGATTCTGTCCATATCCTAGCATTCATCAAAATCT
Proteins encoded:
- a CDS encoding ABC transporter permease/substrate-binding protein; the encoded protein is MNAIVHILQTQSSGIWEALGQHISISLISLFIAAIIAIPLAIILMTHKRIAEIILQITSILQTIPSLALLGILIPFVGIGTVPSIIALVVYAVMPIFQNTYSGLTTIDPNLEEAAEAFGLSRIKKLVKFQLPLAMPMIISGIRIAMVMIIGTATLAALIGAGGLGTYILLGIETNNNALLLIGAVLSAVLTLIFSALIKGISKLSLKKMGILFAAVIVLFGGIAGYRSVVKPPVNVTIAGKMGSEPEILINMYRDLIEQDHPNMKVSLKPNFGGTSFLYKALESGSVDIYPEFTGTVLQALVKTKQKVSHNPEKTYQMARDLLKKDANMEYLSPMKYQNGYDLAVKKSFAQKYNLKTISDLKKVEHRLHAGFDPDFYQQNDGYPGIKKAYGLDIASVKTMEPSIRYKAIANGKVNIVDGYTTDPEVQEYNLVVLKDDKNHFPPYQGAPLMTEKFAMGHPEIKTTLNKLAGKISESDMQKMNYLVTVKHEKASKVAHDYLVAQKLLK
- a CDS encoding ABC transporter ATP-binding protein, producing MIEFEHVYKEYGDNSAIKDLNLKIQDGDFFVMVGTSGSGKTTTLKMINRLIKPTSGKILIDGKNIETYDLQKMRLNMGYVLQNIALFPNLTIEENITIQPDSLHWSKEKRKNVAWDLLEKVGLDPKQYAKRMPNELSGGEQQRVGIIRALATSPQMVLMDEPFSALDPISRTQLQDLVLKLHRELQTTFIFVTHDMHEAIRLGNTIAVLSNGNLEQIGNRDDILNHPKNEFVKGFFKQEKGGQSTVGEIIDAGFGQNTTVELNSSLLKGDSVNRLATELKDNAGVVIFNNDNENYQLTTADLLDFLAKAGER